One genomic region from Actinocatenispora thailandica encodes:
- a CDS encoding ABC transporter ATP-binding protein, with the protein MTVMLVSAGLAVGASIVVPMVMQRVVDGPVRHHDQTGLIWFGLAALALGVLEALMVFLRRWTQSYASLSMEADVRDDLYAHMQKLPLTFHDRWQSGQLLSRAITDIGSLRRFLSFGVIYLIVNVCQYVVVVVLLIRLYPPLGALVALSAVPLFLISRQFAKRFLRVSRQVQDAQGDLATYVEESAHGIRVVKAFGRRHHMFTRFTANADRVYQLAVQRARLDSRFAPLYELIPNLSLAVIIVVGAIAVVQHHMTLGQLVAFATLQMGLVWPVESLGWILASGQEAMTAADRIYEVFDTEPTVVDRPGAVELRRDEIRGAVRFCDVRFSYPGSDAPVLSGIDLSIAPGETMALVGVTGSGKTTAVSLVPRLYDVTGGRITIDGHDVRDCTLDSLRRNVATAFEEPILFSMSVRENLALGRPDATDDDLAEALRVAQADFVYELPWGLDTRVGEQGLSLSGGQRQRLALARAVVSRPKVLVLDDPLSALDVNTEALVEEALERVLAGTTALLVVHRPSTVALADRVALLEDGRITAVGTHSELLATVPSYRAVLSAEADDDVDAPDLLPDRKGVAAR; encoded by the coding sequence ATGACGGTCATGCTGGTCTCCGCCGGCCTCGCCGTCGGCGCCAGCATCGTCGTCCCGATGGTGATGCAGCGCGTCGTCGACGGACCGGTGCGACACCACGACCAGACCGGGCTGATCTGGTTCGGCCTGGCAGCGCTCGCGCTCGGCGTGCTGGAAGCGCTGATGGTGTTCCTCCGCCGCTGGACCCAGTCGTACGCGTCGCTGTCCATGGAGGCCGACGTCCGCGACGACCTGTACGCGCACATGCAGAAGCTGCCGCTGACCTTCCACGACCGGTGGCAGTCCGGCCAGCTGCTGTCCCGCGCCATCACCGACATCGGCTCGCTGCGCCGGTTCCTGTCGTTCGGCGTGATCTACCTGATCGTCAACGTCTGCCAGTACGTCGTGGTGGTCGTGCTGCTGATCCGGCTGTACCCGCCGCTCGGCGCGCTGGTCGCGCTGTCCGCGGTGCCGCTGTTCCTGATCAGCCGGCAGTTCGCGAAGCGGTTCCTGCGGGTCTCCCGCCAGGTCCAGGACGCCCAGGGCGACCTCGCCACCTACGTCGAGGAGTCGGCGCACGGCATCCGGGTGGTCAAGGCGTTCGGCCGGCGACACCACATGTTCACCCGGTTCACCGCCAACGCCGACAGGGTCTACCAGCTGGCCGTGCAGCGCGCCCGGCTCGACTCCCGGTTCGCCCCGCTGTACGAGCTGATCCCGAACCTGTCGCTCGCCGTCATCATCGTCGTCGGCGCCATCGCGGTGGTCCAGCACCACATGACGCTCGGCCAGCTCGTCGCGTTCGCGACCCTGCAGATGGGGCTGGTCTGGCCGGTCGAATCGCTCGGCTGGATCCTCGCCAGCGGCCAGGAGGCGATGACCGCCGCCGACCGCATCTACGAGGTGTTCGACACCGAGCCCACCGTCGTCGACCGGCCCGGCGCCGTCGAGCTGCGCCGCGACGAGATCCGCGGCGCGGTGCGGTTCTGCGACGTCCGGTTCAGCTACCCGGGCAGCGACGCCCCGGTGCTGTCCGGCATCGACCTTTCCATCGCGCCCGGCGAAACCATGGCGCTGGTCGGCGTCACCGGCTCCGGCAAGACCACGGCCGTCTCGCTCGTCCCCCGGCTGTACGACGTGACCGGCGGGCGGATCACCATCGACGGCCACGACGTGCGCGACTGCACGCTCGACTCGCTGCGCCGCAACGTGGCGACCGCGTTCGAGGAACCGATCCTGTTCTCCATGAGCGTCCGGGAGAACCTGGCGCTCGGCCGCCCGGACGCCACCGACGACGACCTCGCCGAGGCGCTGCGCGTCGCCCAGGCCGACTTCGTGTACGAGCTGCCCTGGGGCCTCGACACCCGGGTCGGCGAGCAGGGGCTGTCGCTGTCCGGCGGGCAGCGGCAGCGGCTCGCACTGGCCCGCGCCGTGGTGTCCCGGCCCAAGGTACTGGTGCTCGACGACCCGCTGTCCGCGCTCGACGTCAACACCGAGGCCCTGGTCGAGGAGGCGCTGGAACGGGTGCTCGCCGGTACCACCGCGCTGCTCGTGGTGCACCGGCCCAGCACCGTCGCGCTCGCCGACCGGGTCGCGCTGCTCGAAGACGGCCGGATCACCGCCGTCGGTACCCACTCCGAGCTGCTCGCCACCGTGCCGAGCTACCGCGCGGTGCTGTCCGCCGAGGCGGACGACGACGTCGACGCGCCCGATCTGCTCCCCGACCGGAAGGGGGTCGCGGCCCGATGA
- a CDS encoding methylated-DNA--[protein]-cysteine S-methyltransferase: MSAYTFTTTTPAGPFTVLAAADHAVLASGWTDDPETLRVLVHPSLRPDRVVPGDGGDIAAAVREYLAGDLTATDRIAVRQASGAFLTHSWDVLRTVPAGDPVTYTRYAELSGRPAAVRAAANACARNAAALFVPCHRVLRTDGSLGGFRWGLPVKRWLLDHEAA, translated from the coding sequence ATGAGTGCCTACACGTTCACGACGACCACGCCGGCCGGGCCGTTCACGGTGCTGGCCGCCGCCGACCACGCGGTACTGGCCAGCGGCTGGACCGACGACCCGGAGACGCTGCGGGTGCTGGTGCATCCGTCGCTGCGGCCGGACCGGGTGGTGCCCGGCGACGGTGGCGACATCGCCGCCGCGGTCCGGGAGTACCTCGCCGGCGACCTGACCGCGACGGACCGGATCGCGGTCCGGCAGGCCAGCGGGGCGTTCCTGACGCACTCCTGGGACGTGCTGCGCACGGTGCCCGCCGGGGATCCGGTGACCTACACCCGGTACGCGGAGCTGTCCGGCCGGCCCGCGGCGGTGCGCGCCGCCGCCAACGCCTGCGCGCGCAACGCCGCCGCGCTGTTCGTCCCGTGTCACCGGGTGCTGCGCACCGACGGCTCGCTGGGCGGGTTCCGGTGGGGGCTGCCGGTCAAGCGCTGGCTGCTCGACCACGAGGCGGCCTGA
- a CDS encoding AlkA N-terminal domain-containing protein, with amino-acid sequence MNTLPDFEHCYRAVASRDQRFDGCFYTAVTSTKIYCRPSCPAQTPRRANVRFYRSAAAAQGAGFRACMRCRPDATPGSPEWDSRADVAARAMRLIADGLVDRAGVSGLASRLGYTERHLNRLLTAEVGAGPLALARAQRAQTARLLIETTRMGLAEIAFAAGFGSVRQFNDTLREVYGNTPSALRAAKRRGAGTRSAGRAADARRPLRPGAPVAGTALPTTGAAEPVAAGAAVVADPPAAGPGWTTVPVRLAYREPFAAADLIAFLAARALPGVESVVDGTYRRTMRLPHGVGWAELSPADGYVSAVLHLSDVRDLAPAVSRCRRLLDLSADPVAVDTVLGAEPALAADVAATPGVRLPRSVDGFEMLCRAIVGQQVSVATARSILGNLAAAVGAPVAAGELTHTFPSAAAIADAPDELLPMPNARRRALRTAAGLVADGSVDLDGGDPETVAGTLLAVPGIGPWTVNYVLLRGLGEPDTFLEGDLGVRHGAAELGLPDAPKPLAAWAATVRPWRSYAVIRLWRQAANAAGRASGG; translated from the coding sequence GTGAACACGCTTCCGGACTTCGAGCACTGCTACCGCGCGGTGGCCAGCCGCGACCAGCGGTTCGACGGCTGTTTCTACACCGCGGTCACCTCGACGAAGATCTACTGTCGACCCAGCTGCCCGGCGCAGACGCCGCGGCGGGCCAACGTCCGGTTCTACCGGTCCGCGGCCGCCGCGCAGGGCGCCGGCTTCCGCGCCTGCATGCGCTGCCGGCCGGACGCCACACCCGGCTCGCCGGAGTGGGACAGCCGAGCCGACGTCGCGGCCCGCGCGATGCGGCTGATCGCGGACGGGTTGGTGGACCGGGCCGGCGTCAGCGGCCTGGCGAGCCGCCTCGGCTACACCGAACGCCACCTGAACCGGCTGCTGACCGCCGAGGTCGGCGCGGGGCCGCTGGCGCTGGCCCGGGCGCAGCGCGCGCAGACCGCGCGGCTGCTGATCGAGACGACCCGGATGGGGCTGGCCGAGATCGCGTTCGCGGCCGGCTTCGGCAGCGTCCGGCAGTTCAACGACACGCTGCGCGAGGTGTACGGGAACACCCCGTCCGCGCTGCGCGCCGCGAAGCGACGCGGCGCCGGTACGCGCTCGGCGGGCCGGGCGGCCGACGCTCGCCGGCCGCTCCGCCCGGGGGCCCCGGTGGCCGGCACGGCCCTGCCGACGACCGGGGCGGCCGAACCGGTCGCGGCGGGTGCCGCGGTCGTCGCGGACCCACCGGCGGCCGGCCCGGGCTGGACCACGGTCCCGGTACGGCTCGCCTACCGGGAGCCGTTCGCCGCGGCCGACCTGATCGCGTTCCTGGCCGCCCGCGCGCTGCCCGGCGTCGAGTCCGTCGTGGACGGCACGTACCGGCGGACGATGCGGCTGCCGCACGGCGTCGGGTGGGCCGAACTGAGCCCGGCCGACGGGTACGTGTCGGCGGTGCTGCACCTGTCCGACGTGCGGGACCTGGCTCCGGCCGTGTCCCGCTGCCGCCGGCTGCTCGACCTGTCCGCGGACCCGGTGGCGGTCGACACCGTGCTCGGCGCCGAGCCGGCGCTGGCGGCGGACGTCGCCGCCACCCCGGGGGTGCGGCTGCCGCGGTCGGTGGACGGGTTCGAGATGCTGTGCCGCGCGATCGTCGGCCAGCAGGTGTCGGTCGCCACGGCCCGCAGCATCCTCGGCAACCTCGCCGCCGCGGTCGGTGCGCCGGTCGCCGCCGGCGAGCTGACCCACACGTTCCCGTCCGCCGCCGCGATCGCGGACGCCCCGGACGAGCTGCTGCCGATGCCGAACGCCCGGCGCCGCGCGCTGCGTACCGCGGCCGGGCTGGTCGCCGACGGCTCCGTCGACCTCGACGGCGGCGACCCGGAGACCGTCGCCGGGACGCTGCTCGCGGTACCGGGTATCGGCCCGTGGACGGTCAACTACGTGCTGCTGCGCGGCCTCGGCGAACCCGACACGTTCCTGGAGGGCGACCTGGGCGTCCGGCACGGTGCCGCCGAACTCGGCCTGCCGGACGCGCCGAAGCCGCTCGCCGCGTGGGCGGCCACGGTGCGGCCGTGGCGCTCGTACGCGGTGATCCGGCTCTGGCGGCAGGCCGCGAACGCCGCCGGCCGAGCCAGCGGCGGCTGA
- a CDS encoding MMPL family transporter: MRPRNTTQVRPEKPARTASAPAGPLARLAGGCYRHRWLVVACWLIATSALLVLGFRYAAAADHDFSGGASESAHAQALLRQHFADQNGDTLTLAVTAKKPLTDRAVRARVESLLGALSDAPHIVAVADPYRTPGQISGDRHTGYATIRSSQDQISADTVTPLLDKVKRASGGGVTFALGGDAVLSVEQPPGGPSEGVGLLAAVIVILISFGSLLAMGLPLTTALFGIGTGLAGIELLGHLLPAPSFTPVVSALIGLGVGVDYALFIVTRYREALHGGAGRDASHSGADPERATVVAITTAGRAVLFAGSTVVIALAGLFVMQQPLLDATAVAASVTVLATMAAAVTLLPALLGFAGRNIDRLRLPYFGRTSTTSPLAARWAGTIQRHPVIGLVAGAAVLLALAVPALSMRLGFADASTAPRDTSAYATHRMLADAFGPGRDAPLVIVTDGSAGTLRRVAAAVSHTPGVATVTPVRTSADGRAAEFVAIPTTGTQDAATPKLVHRLRDSVIPRAAAGQRVYVGGPNASTIDFADSVATRLPWLIAIVVSLSLVVLLVLVRSVVIAVKAAVMTLLSTLAAYGVLTVVVQWGWFGHALGFATAQPITTWVPLFVFPILFGLSTDYEVFLVSRIREEYDGGADTREAVRRGLASTARIITAAAAIMVLVFLTVLLGDDPAVKQFGLGLAVAVLLDATLVRMVLVPALMELLGAANWWLPRWLDRVLPGRPAGRNRAVRRNRDGAAVRGPDPAAHG; the protein is encoded by the coding sequence ATGCGCCCCAGGAACACCACACAGGTCAGGCCCGAGAAACCGGCCCGGACCGCTTCGGCGCCGGCCGGCCCACTCGCCAGGCTGGCCGGCGGTTGCTACCGGCATCGCTGGCTGGTGGTCGCCTGCTGGCTCATCGCGACCAGCGCGCTGCTGGTTCTCGGCTTCCGGTACGCGGCGGCCGCCGACCACGACTTCTCGGGTGGCGCCAGCGAGTCCGCGCACGCGCAGGCGCTGCTCCGGCAGCACTTCGCCGACCAGAACGGCGACACGCTGACGCTCGCGGTGACCGCGAAGAAGCCGCTCACCGACCGGGCGGTACGTGCCCGGGTCGAGTCGCTGCTCGGCGCGCTGTCCGACGCGCCGCACATCGTCGCGGTGGCCGACCCGTACCGGACGCCGGGGCAGATCTCCGGCGACAGGCACACCGGGTACGCGACGATCCGGTCCAGCCAGGACCAGATCTCCGCCGACACCGTGACCCCGTTGCTGGACAAGGTGAAGCGCGCGTCCGGCGGCGGCGTCACGTTCGCCCTCGGCGGCGACGCGGTGCTGTCGGTCGAGCAGCCGCCCGGCGGGCCGAGCGAGGGCGTCGGGCTGCTCGCCGCCGTGATCGTGATCCTGATCAGCTTCGGGTCGCTGCTCGCGATGGGACTGCCGCTGACGACCGCACTGTTCGGCATCGGTACCGGGCTGGCCGGCATCGAACTGCTCGGCCACCTGCTGCCGGCACCGTCGTTCACCCCCGTCGTGTCGGCCCTGATCGGCCTCGGTGTCGGAGTCGACTACGCGCTGTTCATCGTCACCCGCTACCGGGAGGCACTGCACGGCGGAGCCGGCCGGGACGCATCGCACAGCGGAGCCGATCCGGAACGGGCCACGGTCGTTGCGATCACCACCGCCGGCCGGGCCGTCCTGTTCGCCGGCAGTACCGTGGTGATCGCGCTGGCCGGGCTGTTCGTGATGCAGCAGCCGCTGCTCGACGCGACCGCCGTCGCCGCGTCCGTGACGGTACTGGCGACGATGGCGGCGGCGGTGACACTGCTGCCGGCGCTGCTCGGCTTCGCCGGCCGCAACATCGACCGGCTGCGGCTGCCGTACTTCGGCCGGACCTCGACGACCAGCCCGCTCGCGGCCCGCTGGGCCGGGACGATCCAGCGGCACCCGGTGATCGGGCTCGTCGCCGGGGCCGCGGTGCTGCTGGCGCTCGCGGTACCGGCGCTGTCGATGCGGCTCGGCTTCGCGGACGCGTCGACCGCGCCCCGCGACACCTCGGCGTACGCCACGCACCGGATGCTCGCCGACGCGTTCGGGCCCGGCCGGGACGCGCCGCTGGTGATCGTCACCGACGGTTCGGCCGGCACCCTGCGGCGGGTGGCGGCCGCGGTGTCGCACACGCCCGGCGTCGCCACGGTGACCCCGGTACGAACCAGCGCGGACGGCCGAGCCGCGGAGTTCGTCGCGATCCCGACCACCGGCACCCAGGACGCCGCGACCCCGAAACTGGTACACCGGTTGCGGGACAGTGTGATCCCCCGCGCCGCGGCGGGACAGCGGGTGTACGTCGGCGGGCCGAACGCGTCGACGATCGACTTCGCCGATTCGGTCGCCACCCGGCTGCCCTGGCTGATCGCGATCGTCGTGTCGCTGTCGCTGGTCGTGCTGCTCGTCCTCGTGCGCTCGGTGGTGATCGCGGTCAAGGCGGCGGTGATGACGCTGCTGTCCACGCTCGCCGCGTACGGCGTGCTGACCGTGGTGGTGCAGTGGGGGTGGTTCGGCCACGCGCTCGGGTTCGCGACCGCCCAGCCGATCACGACCTGGGTACCGCTGTTCGTGTTCCCGATCCTGTTCGGGCTGTCCACCGACTACGAGGTGTTCCTGGTGTCCCGGATCCGCGAGGAGTACGACGGGGGCGCCGACACCCGGGAGGCGGTGCGGCGCGGGCTCGCGTCGACCGCCCGGATCATCACCGCCGCGGCGGCGATCATGGTCCTGGTGTTCCTGACCGTACTGCTCGGCGACGACCCGGCGGTCAAGCAGTTCGGCCTCGGCCTCGCGGTCGCGGTGCTGCTGGACGCGACGCTGGTCCGGATGGTGCTGGTACCGGCGCTGATGGAGCTGCTCGGCGCCGCGAACTGGTGGCTGCCCCGCTGGCTGGACCGCGTCCTGCCGGGCCGGCCGGCCGGCCGGAACCGCGCGGTACGGCGGAATCGGGACGGCGCGGCGGTGCGGGGCCCGGACCCGGCGGCGCACGGGTGA